Proteins encoded by one window of Vibrio panuliri:
- a CDS encoding MotA/TolQ/ExbB proton channel family protein, translating into MSSLFSISWLPSSLQSSDWLLSLQSFMEQGGQVLWWLGAVVLLSWVLVVERVMFLYFQYPQMRKEWLNQWHARKEQHSWYALSIRESWIAQAHMALNQNLNMIKVLVAICPMLGLLGTVTGMISVFDVMANQGSSNPKLMASGISLATLPTMAGMVAALAGMFVHARLAKACQLREIKLEKSLRSQR; encoded by the coding sequence ATGTCTTCACTGTTCTCCATTTCATGGTTACCAAGCAGCCTTCAGTCGAGTGACTGGCTGCTATCACTGCAAAGCTTTATGGAGCAGGGCGGTCAGGTACTTTGGTGGTTAGGTGCAGTGGTATTGCTTAGTTGGGTTTTGGTGGTAGAGCGCGTCATGTTTCTTTACTTTCAATACCCACAAATGCGCAAAGAGTGGCTCAATCAATGGCATGCCCGCAAAGAGCAACACTCTTGGTATGCATTGTCGATTCGCGAAAGCTGGATCGCTCAAGCTCATATGGCACTAAACCAAAACCTAAATATGATTAAAGTCTTGGTGGCTATCTGCCCAATGTTAGGCTTGCTAGGTACGGTCACTGGCATGATCTCTGTTTTTGATGTCATGGCCAACCAAGGCAGCAGTAATCCAAAGTTAATGGCATCAGGTATTTCCCTTGCTACGTTACCGACAATGGCGGGAATGGTAGCCGCTTTAGCGGGTATGTTTGTGCATGCTCGTTTAGCTAAAGCATGCCAACTTCGAGAAATTAAACTAGAAAAATCTTTAAGGAGTCAGCGATGA
- a CDS encoding ExbD/TolR family protein, whose product MRLGRRQHKQEEAQIDLTSMLDIVFIMLIFFIVTSSFVRESGVEVNRPQASNVISQKDAGIFVAITSANDIYIDKRVVDVERVQATLEHLLLDKPDASLVIQADEHAYSGTVVKVMDAAKGAGVKNIALAAEKK is encoded by the coding sequence ATGAGACTCGGTAGACGCCAACATAAACAAGAAGAGGCGCAAATCGACCTTACTTCGATGCTTGATATTGTATTTATCATGCTGATCTTCTTTATCGTAACTAGCTCATTTGTGCGCGAATCGGGCGTGGAGGTGAATCGTCCACAAGCCTCTAACGTGATTAGCCAGAAAGACGCGGGTATTTTTGTCGCGATTACCTCTGCGAACGATATCTATATTGATAAACGTGTAGTGGATGTAGAACGTGTGCAAGCAACGCTTGAGCACCTACTGCTCGATAAACCAGATGCGTCGTTAGTGATTCAAGCGGACGAACACGCCTATAGTGGCACCGTGGTTAAAGTGATGGATGCCGCCAAAGGGGCTGGAGTGAAAAACATAGCTCTGGCTGCGGAGAAGAAGTAG
- a CDS encoding energy transducer TonB, with amino-acid sequence MRILLSLPIAAAIALALFSFMAWMVDNGHRRAPEQSEAVSFNMVMMENEQEVQRRQRSVPEQPQPPEVPEQMEVSQTRAQTASVSPMAMQPTLGLDTAVDGLAISAPTFGDFGVNQQVMPLYRVEPRYPAKALRRGAEGFVILKFTIDPTGRPTDIEIVDANPRRMFEKEAVRALRKWKYQPKVEDGNAMSQFGQTVRLEFKLAK; translated from the coding sequence ATGCGGATTTTACTCTCACTGCCTATTGCTGCGGCTATTGCACTTGCTTTGTTTAGCTTTATGGCGTGGATGGTGGACAATGGTCACCGCCGAGCGCCAGAACAAAGTGAAGCCGTGAGTTTCAATATGGTAATGATGGAAAACGAGCAGGAAGTGCAACGCCGTCAGCGAAGTGTTCCAGAACAGCCTCAGCCGCCCGAAGTGCCAGAGCAGATGGAAGTATCGCAAACTCGTGCGCAAACTGCGAGTGTGTCACCAATGGCGATGCAACCAACACTCGGTTTAGACACCGCGGTTGATGGACTGGCGATCAGCGCTCCAACGTTTGGCGATTTTGGTGTAAACCAGCAAGTTATGCCACTTTACCGTGTTGAGCCACGTTATCCTGCCAAAGCGTTGCGTCGCGGTGCGGAAGGCTTCGTGATACTGAAGTTTACTATCGACCCAACTGGGCGTCCGACAGACATTGAAATAGTCGACGCAAATCCACGACGAATGTTCGAGAAAGAAGCGGTTCGAGCATTGCGTAAATGGAAGTACCAGCCAAAAGTTGAAGATGGCAATGCGATGTCTCAATTTGGTCAAACGGTTAGATTGGAGTTTAAGTTAGCAAAATGA
- a CDS encoding tetratricopeptide repeat protein, with amino-acid sequence MMKRTLLITLLSFSAFASVAAELSQYTAVRVQKANEMAQEDQFKQAITALKAIDTSRAYDQAFVARMLGVFYWQDGQVKNAITQLQRAVDSKQLQDEQAWTTQKMLADLLLSEQKFKQALPHYYQLTKQVPKKQKVDQLWLRIAQAHYQVDEWKQVIPAVDKYRRLQSKEELQPLSLKLGAQLQLKRWKDAIPTVEKLIALQPEKVNWWRQLVSLQMQINDSKGALSSLALAKQQGIELSQQDRKLLAQLYAQRGIPERAAIEVSELDGAKSDIDLIVTQASYWQHAREWDKALKQWQLAARHNAKYHWNVAQIMVQEGQYQQALAVLDKVKGRSEQVALAKTRAYYKLNQLEQALIQAKKADNIASSKQSKSWIKYLSQLRKVSHSQAS; translated from the coding sequence ATGATGAAACGTACACTCTTAATCACTCTTCTAAGCTTTTCTGCTTTTGCATCTGTTGCGGCAGAGCTGAGCCAATACACGGCTGTTAGGGTACAAAAAGCCAATGAAATGGCTCAAGAAGATCAGTTCAAACAAGCGATTACCGCTTTAAAGGCTATTGATACCTCAAGAGCTTATGACCAAGCATTTGTTGCCCGGATGCTGGGTGTATTTTACTGGCAAGATGGTCAAGTTAAGAACGCAATTACTCAGTTGCAACGTGCTGTGGACTCTAAACAGTTACAGGACGAGCAAGCTTGGACAACGCAGAAAATGTTGGCAGATTTGCTATTGAGTGAACAAAAGTTCAAGCAAGCGCTACCACACTATTATCAATTGACTAAGCAGGTGCCTAAAAAGCAAAAAGTGGATCAATTGTGGCTGCGTATAGCTCAAGCTCATTATCAAGTTGACGAATGGAAACAAGTTATCCCTGCCGTGGATAAATATCGTCGCCTGCAATCGAAAGAGGAGTTGCAACCTCTGTCACTAAAACTGGGCGCGCAATTACAGCTTAAGCGTTGGAAAGATGCCATTCCAACGGTGGAAAAGCTCATTGCATTACAACCGGAAAAAGTGAACTGGTGGCGTCAACTGGTCAGCCTGCAAATGCAGATCAACGACAGCAAGGGGGCATTAAGCTCTCTCGCGTTAGCTAAGCAACAAGGTATTGAGCTTTCACAGCAGGATCGCAAGTTATTGGCACAACTTTATGCCCAAAGGGGTATTCCAGAACGTGCTGCGATAGAGGTGAGCGAGTTGGATGGAGCAAAGAGTGACATCGACTTGATCGTGACACAAGCGAGTTACTGGCAACATGCACGCGAATGGGACAAGGCGCTAAAGCAATGGCAGCTCGCCGCTCGTCACAATGCCAAGTATCACTGGAATGTTGCTCAGATCATGGTGCAAGAGGGTCAATATCAACAGGCGCTTGCAGTGCTCGATAAGGTGAAAGGGCGCAGTGAACAAGTCGCTCTGGCAAAAACTCGAGCGTACTATAAACTCAATCAACTTGAGCAAGCGCTAATTCAAGCGAAAAAAGCGGACAATATCGCTTCGAGTAAGCAATCTAAAAGTTGGATTAAGTACTTGTCACAGCTGCGCAAAGTCAGTCATTCACAAGCGAGTTGA
- a CDS encoding amino acid ABC transporter permease: MTEHSSTRQLSQSNPLTNQSKRLNSLDMVLLIICVIFAGWLYYRSSVGVNYTWHWQEAISLLFTPRSDGGLPYFFQGFIATIRLSAWGICFALIVGTLLGLARFSSSAWLNKPANLFIQLVRNIPPLVFVFIFYFFISNQLIPLLGLEDVLRNYPSETGAVSAFFFGPANLWENLLSGVLCVGLLSSAYIAEVVRSGLEGIDKGQWEAADSLGMSAWVKYRYVIAPQVLSAITPALAGQTISLVKDTSIVSLISIQEMTFVGTEIANSSGYIFEIWLIVGFAYFGLCFSLSTFFRRLEAKHQR; the protein is encoded by the coding sequence GTGACAGAACACTCCTCGACTCGACAACTTAGCCAAAGTAACCCACTAACTAACCAAAGTAAGCGCCTTAACTCGCTCGATATGGTGTTGCTGATCATTTGTGTCATTTTTGCAGGCTGGCTTTACTATCGCTCTTCGGTCGGTGTTAACTACACTTGGCATTGGCAGGAAGCAATTTCATTGTTGTTCACTCCCCGTTCTGATGGTGGTCTACCCTACTTCTTTCAGGGGTTTATCGCCACAATACGTCTTAGTGCGTGGGGGATCTGCTTTGCGCTGATTGTCGGAACATTGCTTGGATTAGCTCGCTTTTCCTCATCGGCTTGGTTAAACAAACCAGCGAACCTCTTTATTCAGCTGGTGCGAAACATTCCTCCTTTGGTGTTCGTTTTTATCTTCTATTTCTTTATTTCCAATCAACTGATTCCGTTGCTTGGATTAGAAGACGTATTGCGTAATTACCCAAGTGAAACCGGGGCCGTTTCCGCGTTCTTTTTTGGACCAGCCAATCTGTGGGAAAACTTATTATCTGGCGTGTTATGTGTCGGTCTACTCTCCTCTGCCTATATCGCAGAAGTGGTTCGTTCAGGGCTAGAAGGCATCGACAAAGGCCAATGGGAAGCGGCAGACTCGCTCGGCATGTCAGCATGGGTCAAGTACCGTTATGTCATTGCACCTCAGGTTTTAAGCGCCATCACACCAGCCCTTGCAGGACAAACTATCTCACTGGTGAAAGACACTTCCATTGTCTCGCTGATATCCATTCAAGAAATGACCTTTGTTGGCACAGAAATCGCCAACTCTTCAGGCTACATTTTTGAAATCTGGCTAATCGTCGGTTTCGCCTACTTTGGATTGTGCTTTTCACTTTCGACATTCTTTCGCCGCCTTGAAGCAAAGCATCAACGGTAA
- a CDS encoding transporter substrate-binding domain-containing protein, giving the protein MKLFKATITAILGLTLALPSFADATSSPTPNLDSINERGTLRVGMSTFVPWAMRNKQGDLIGFEVDVAKQLAADSGWKVEFVPTAWDGIIPALLAKKFDVIIGGMSITPERSKSVLFTAPYSHSGVQVAASKELADGFSQFSDFDSRRIKIAARRGAYTVQIARETFPKAKILQFDDESQAFQEVLNGNAHAVIASSPKPEHESIKHADKLFLPFDQRLSQGNEAFAVRLNEDDKKAFFDQWIEKRTQDAWLKERYEYWFSTLDWQDQVAQGQ; this is encoded by the coding sequence ATGAAGTTATTCAAAGCGACCATCACTGCAATTTTGGGACTTACGCTTGCATTGCCATCTTTTGCCGATGCAACCAGCAGCCCCACCCCCAATCTAGACTCGATTAATGAACGCGGCACGTTGCGCGTGGGTATGTCCACATTTGTTCCTTGGGCGATGCGCAACAAGCAAGGTGATCTCATCGGCTTTGAAGTGGATGTCGCAAAACAATTGGCCGCAGATTCCGGTTGGAAAGTTGAGTTTGTTCCGACAGCATGGGACGGCATTATCCCTGCCCTGCTGGCGAAGAAGTTCGATGTGATCATTGGCGGTATGTCAATCACTCCTGAGCGTTCAAAAAGCGTTCTTTTCACCGCTCCTTATTCACACTCCGGTGTGCAAGTTGCCGCCAGTAAAGAGCTAGCTGATGGTTTCAGCCAATTTTCTGATTTTGACTCGCGCCGGATAAAAATAGCCGCTCGTCGTGGTGCATATACGGTGCAAATTGCTCGCGAAACATTCCCGAAAGCTAAAATCCTTCAGTTTGATGATGAGTCACAAGCCTTCCAAGAAGTTTTAAATGGTAATGCTCATGCGGTGATCGCCTCTAGCCCTAAACCTGAGCATGAGTCAATCAAACACGCCGACAAGTTGTTCTTACCTTTTGATCAGCGTCTTTCACAGGGCAATGAAGCATTTGCGGTACGTTTAAACGAAGATGACAAAAAAGCATTTTTTGATCAATGGATTGAAAAACGCACTCAAGACGCTTGGTTAAAAGAACGCTACGAATACTGGTTCTCAACGCTTGATTGGCAAGACCAAGTAGCCCAAGGCCAATAA